In Bifidobacterium sp. ESL0775, the following are encoded in one genomic region:
- a CDS encoding D-2-hydroxyacid dehydrogenase family protein, which yields MEYIETQSERTELPLVVIPTMFEAMYQPLATSMRMLHNVARVRMYRDFNIEPETIVERCKDADIVVVIGFHVTGKLLDELATHVRCFVFGGTGVANFIDLNRTRELGIRVCNTVHYGDETVAEYTFALIFELARGVGTMDRSIREGNWSGLEGTSLKDKTIGLVGFGGIGQTVARIADGFGMHTLVWNSHVNAATARSLRATRVDSIGELMAHSDIVSLHLPLNDETFRVVTAADLDQIKPGSYFINTARAELIEPGALANRLKRSDIKAAIDVYDTEPLPADDLLRSVPNTILTPHVAWRADDAYRDLSRQLARSILAFCNGERFNVVE from the coding sequence ATGGAGTATATCGAAACGCAATCAGAACGCACCGAACTGCCGCTGGTGGTCATCCCCACGATGTTCGAGGCCATGTACCAGCCGCTCGCCACAAGCATGCGCATGCTGCACAACGTCGCCCGCGTGAGGATGTACCGTGATTTCAACATCGAGCCGGAGACCATCGTCGAACGCTGCAAAGACGCCGATATCGTCGTGGTCATCGGCTTCCACGTCACCGGCAAGCTGCTCGACGAACTCGCCACCCACGTCCGCTGCTTCGTGTTCGGCGGCACCGGCGTCGCCAATTTCATCGATCTCAACCGCACACGAGAACTGGGCATCCGCGTGTGCAACACCGTCCATTATGGCGATGAAACCGTTGCGGAATATACGTTCGCGCTGATTTTCGAACTTGCTCGTGGCGTCGGCACGATGGATCGCAGCATCCGCGAAGGCAACTGGAGCGGCCTCGAAGGTACGTCACTGAAAGACAAGACCATCGGACTTGTCGGTTTCGGCGGCATCGGCCAGACCGTGGCCCGCATCGCCGACGGTTTCGGCATGCACACGCTGGTCTGGAATTCGCACGTCAACGCCGCCACCGCACGCTCATTGCGGGCAACGCGGGTTGACAGCATCGGCGAGCTGATGGCCCATTCGGATATCGTGAGCCTTCATCTGCCATTGAACGACGAGACATTCCGGGTCGTCACCGCCGCCGATCTCGACCAAATCAAACCAGGCAGCTACTTCATCAACACCGCCCGTGCCGAGCTCATCGAACCAGGCGCACTCGCCAACAGGCTCAAGCGCAGCGACATCAAAGCCGCCATCGATGTCTATGACACGGAGCCGCTGCCCGCCGATGACCTGCTGCGCTCAGTCCCCAACACGATCCTCACCCCGCATGTCGCCTGGCGTGCCGACGACGCCTACCGTGACCTTTCCCGCCAACTCGCGCGCTCAATCCTCGCCTTCTGCAATGGCGAGCGTTTCAACGTGGTGGAATAG
- a CDS encoding alpha-glucosidase, which yields MVDGQRMTIADDVRTNGATPNPWWANAVVYQIYPRSFQDSNGDGFGDIQGIISRLDYLAGLGVDVLWLSPVYVSPQVDNGYDIADYQNIDPRFGTMDDMDELLSEAHKRGLKVVMDLVVNHTSDEHAWFQASRDKNDEHADWYWWRPARKGHEPGTPGAEPNKWGSYFGGSAWTYDPKRGEYYLHQYSAKQPDLNWENPEVRKAVYKMMNWWMDRGIDGFRMDVIAEISKRVDSNGKLPGEQGGHIPDLPANHGYSTPFLACTDGPRLDEFLREMRRAVFDGREGYMTVGEAPGIRMKRDGYITDPAHGELDMMFLFDHVLFDCKNYDTWTPVPFKVEDLRKVMAKEQKVVRKAGWASLYFSNHDQPRALSRWGDDSEAMRVKSAKALGLLLHMHRGTPYIYEGEELGMTNAHFTRLEQYRDIQSLNIYQERVDEQHQVSPGEMLEVLAKRSRDNARTPMQWDGSKYAGFTASDASVEPWIAVNPNHDVINVEAEVDDPDSVYSFYKKLIELRHTNAVVAAGDWKLIDAHDEYVYAFTRSLGNEKLLVAVNCSSQNVPIPRQAAKLLATSGNLDKARLLISTTGSLPVRGQLGPWEGFVCRV from the coding sequence ATGGTTGATGGACAGAGGATGACGATTGCGGACGACGTACGCACCAACGGGGCGACGCCGAATCCTTGGTGGGCCAACGCGGTGGTCTATCAGATTTACCCACGCAGTTTCCAGGACAGTAATGGCGACGGTTTCGGCGACATTCAGGGGATTATCTCTAGGCTTGATTACTTGGCCGGTCTTGGCGTGGACGTGCTGTGGCTGAGTCCTGTCTACGTTTCGCCGCAGGTCGACAACGGTTACGACATCGCCGATTACCAGAACATCGACCCCAGATTCGGCACGATGGACGATATGGACGAGCTACTGAGCGAAGCCCACAAACGCGGGCTCAAGGTCGTGATGGATCTCGTCGTCAACCACACCTCGGACGAGCATGCGTGGTTTCAGGCCAGCCGCGACAAGAACGACGAACACGCGGACTGGTATTGGTGGCGGCCGGCGCGCAAGGGGCACGAACCGGGCACGCCGGGCGCGGAACCGAACAAGTGGGGCAGTTATTTCGGCGGTTCGGCCTGGACCTACGATCCGAAACGCGGCGAATACTATCTCCACCAATATTCCGCCAAACAGCCCGACCTCAACTGGGAGAATCCGGAGGTGCGCAAGGCCGTCTACAAGATGATGAATTGGTGGATGGATCGCGGCATCGACGGCTTCCGCATGGACGTCATCGCCGAAATCTCCAAGCGCGTCGATTCCAACGGCAAGCTGCCGGGCGAGCAGGGCGGGCACATTCCTGATTTGCCGGCGAATCATGGCTATTCCACGCCGTTCCTGGCCTGCACTGACGGGCCGCGGCTCGACGAGTTCCTGCGCGAGATGCGCCGTGCGGTCTTCGACGGGCGCGAAGGCTATATGACCGTGGGTGAGGCGCCCGGAATCCGCATGAAACGCGACGGTTATATCACCGATCCGGCCCACGGCGAGCTTGACATGATGTTTCTCTTTGACCACGTGTTGTTTGATTGCAAGAATTATGACACATGGACGCCGGTCCCGTTCAAGGTCGAAGATCTGCGCAAGGTCATGGCCAAGGAGCAGAAGGTGGTGCGCAAAGCCGGTTGGGCGAGCCTGTATTTCAGCAACCACGACCAGCCGCGCGCCCTCTCGCGTTGGGGCGACGACAGCGAGGCGATGCGGGTCAAAAGCGCCAAGGCGCTCGGCCTGCTGCTGCACATGCATCGCGGCACGCCGTATATCTATGAAGGTGAGGAGCTGGGAATGACCAATGCCCACTTCACCCGGCTCGAGCAGTACCGCGACATCCAGTCGCTCAACATCTATCAGGAGCGCGTCGACGAGCAGCATCAGGTCTCGCCCGGGGAAATGCTGGAGGTGCTGGCCAAACGCAGCCGCGACAACGCGCGTACGCCGATGCAGTGGGATGGCAGCAAATACGCCGGCTTTACGGCATCGGATGCTTCGGTCGAACCGTGGATCGCTGTCAATCCGAACCACGATGTCATCAACGTCGAGGCGGAAGTGGACGATCCGGATTCTGTGTATTCCTTCTATAAGAAGCTTATCGAATTACGGCACACCAACGCGGTGGTCGCCGCCGGCGATTGGAAGCTGATTGATGCCCATGACGAGTATGTCTACGCTTTCACGCGTTCGCTCGGCAACGAAAAACTGTTGGTTGCGGTGAACTGTTCCAGCCAGAACGTTCCGATTCCGCGTCAGGCGGCGAAATTGCTGGCAACGAGCGGGAATCTTGACAAGGCTCGGTTGCTGATTTCAACCACTGGTTCGCTGCCCGTGCGAGGTCAGCTTGGCCCATGGGAAGGCTTTGTGTGCCGCGTATAG
- a CDS encoding damage-inducible protein J, with translation MSMVQMNVRIDADLKDDVDEILKRRGKNPSSVVRELWDFIKDYGDTPDLQTKAEKADREAEKQRRLKAMEDGATLWSRTLKEAGLSDDGEHPWANMTYKEMRDAAYEDVVDEYAHK, from the coding sequence ATGTCGATGGTGCAGATGAACGTTCGTATCGATGCCGACTTAAAAGACGACGTTGACGAGATACTCAAGCGCAGGGGGAAGAACCCAAGTTCCGTGGTGCGTGAGCTGTGGGACTTCATCAAGGATTATGGCGATACTCCGGATTTGCAAACTAAAGCTGAAAAGGCCGATAGGGAAGCCGAAAAGCAGCGCAGACTCAAGGCGATGGAGGATGGTGCGACCTTGTGGTCTCGAACGTTGAAAGAGGCTGGTTTGTCTGATGACGGCGAACATCCTTGGGCGAATATGACATATAAGGAAATGCGCGATGCGGCTTATGAAGATGTAGTCGATGAATATGCGCATAAATAA
- a CDS encoding dipeptide/oligopeptide/nickel ABC transporter ATP-binding protein, with protein sequence MMTEPQMLLTGKGINRVFGKDKERQVALDGVDVEVRSGECLALIGGSGSGKSTLTRILLGLDKPTLGTVTFEGEEVDGRKSAGYEALRRESSLVFQSPFTSLDPCWTVAKSVAEPLRIQHKYSKNHNLDIDKKVRESLSLVGLDPDEFLNRYPVDLSGGQAQRVAIARALVTDPKLIVADEPMSAIDVAARLQILEAFAAIRKSRPETAIIMISHDLGVVQHIADRIVVLHDGKVIESGSTDDVLNRPQAVYTRELVAAASL encoded by the coding sequence ATGATGACTGAGCCACAGATGTTGTTGACCGGCAAAGGGATTAACCGTGTGTTCGGGAAAGACAAAGAGCGACAGGTTGCGCTGGACGGCGTGGACGTCGAAGTGCGTTCGGGGGAGTGCCTTGCATTGATCGGCGGCTCAGGGTCGGGCAAGTCCACGTTGACACGGATTCTGCTGGGCCTTGACAAGCCGACTTTGGGAACGGTGACGTTCGAAGGCGAAGAGGTCGACGGCAGAAAATCGGCTGGATATGAGGCTTTGCGCCGGGAATCAAGTCTCGTATTCCAAAGCCCGTTTACCTCACTCGACCCGTGTTGGACGGTGGCCAAGTCGGTGGCGGAACCGTTGAGAATCCAACACAAGTATTCGAAAAACCACAATCTGGATATCGACAAGAAAGTACGAGAATCCCTGTCCTTGGTCGGTCTTGATCCTGATGAGTTTCTGAATCGTTATCCGGTTGACCTTTCAGGTGGGCAGGCGCAACGTGTCGCCATCGCCCGTGCGTTGGTCACCGACCCCAAGCTGATTGTCGCTGACGAACCGATGAGCGCCATTGATGTGGCAGCGCGCTTGCAGATCCTTGAGGCGTTCGCTGCCATCCGCAAGTCGCGCCCGGAAACAGCCATCATCATGATTTCGCACGATTTGGGCGTTGTCCAGCACATTGCTGATCGTATCGTCGTGCTTCACGATGGCAAGGTGATCGAAAGCGGCAGCACCGATGACGTGCTGAATCGACCGCAAGCCGTTTATACCCGTGAACTAGTTGCCGCCGCGTCGTTGTAA
- a CDS encoding ABC transporter ATP-binding protein, with the protein MSVEVKQLGISIADKPIVHGVDLRIGDGERVGLIGSSGSGKSMISKAMLGLLPMNAQAEGSVMLGDTQVIGADEAVLAGLRGRYVGAVFQNPASSLNPVLTVGNQVELPLKLHYDLDKADRQARVAKMLEKVGLDEATAKKYPSELSGGQQQRVGIATALITSPRLIIADEPTTALDSITQRQIVDLLVSLVDKAGASMLFITHDFSVLARATTRCYVLDDGRIIESGKTSDLLDDPQNEQTKKLVGAARELTLQRKRDYDD; encoded by the coding sequence TTGAGTGTTGAAGTGAAACAGCTTGGTATTTCTATTGCCGACAAGCCGATTGTGCACGGTGTCGATTTGCGTATCGGCGACGGTGAACGAGTCGGGCTCATCGGATCGTCGGGTTCCGGCAAATCCATGATTTCCAAGGCGATGCTCGGCCTACTGCCAATGAACGCACAAGCTGAAGGCTCTGTGATGCTTGGCGATACGCAAGTAATCGGGGCGGACGAAGCCGTTCTTGCCGGTCTGCGTGGGCGCTATGTCGGTGCGGTGTTCCAGAATCCTGCGTCATCGTTGAATCCGGTTTTGACCGTCGGCAATCAGGTCGAACTGCCGCTGAAACTTCATTATGATTTGGACAAAGCCGACCGGCAAGCCCGTGTTGCGAAAATGCTTGAAAAGGTCGGGCTTGACGAGGCCACGGCGAAGAAATATCCGAGCGAGCTCTCCGGCGGCCAGCAGCAGCGCGTCGGTATTGCCACAGCTCTGATTACTTCGCCGCGCCTGATTATCGCCGACGAGCCGACGACGGCCCTCGACTCCATTACCCAGCGTCAGATCGTGGACCTGCTGGTTTCGTTGGTAGACAAAGCCGGAGCTTCGATGCTGTTCATCACCCACGATTTTTCGGTGCTCGCCCGAGCCACGACTCGTTGCTATGTGCTTGACGACGGCCGGATTATCGAATCGGGAAAGACCTCAGATTTGCTTGACGATCCGCAGAACGAGCAGACCAAGAAATTGGTAGGGGCGGCGCGGGAGCTCACGTTGCAACGAAAGCGGGATTATGATGACTGA
- a CDS encoding helix-turn-helix transcriptional regulator, producing the protein MPRLNTTLKQVRQKAGMTQSELAALVGVRRETIIRLEAGAYNPSLKLALDIAHVFDTTVEKLFSFEN; encoded by the coding sequence ATGCCGAGGCTTAATACCACGCTCAAGCAGGTCCGGCAGAAAGCTGGCATGACACAATCCGAACTTGCCGCACTGGTCGGCGTGCGGCGCGAGACCATCATCCGGTTGGAAGCGGGCGCGTACAACCCCTCACTCAAGCTGGCGCTTGATATCGCGCACGTTTTCGATACCACCGTCGAAAAGCTGTTTTCCTTCGAAAACTGA